The following are from one region of the Brienomyrus brachyistius isolate T26 chromosome 13, BBRACH_0.4, whole genome shotgun sequence genome:
- the slc17a6a gene encoding LOW QUALITY PROTEIN: vesicular glutamate transporter 2.2 (The sequence of the model RefSeq protein was modified relative to this genomic sequence to represent the inferred CDS: deleted 3 bases in 2 codons) encodes MDTVKERVFAPGKEGLKNFAGKTLGQLHRVLEKRQKTGEVIELTEDGRPSETKEKKPPIFDCTCFGLPRRYIIAIMSGLGFCISFGIRCNLGVAIVSMVNNSTYHQGGKIIIKEKAKFNWDPETVGMIHGSFFWGYIVTQIPGGYISSRLAANRVFGAAIFLTSTLNMLIPSAARVHYGCVMFVRILQGLVEGVTYPACHGIWSKWAPPLERSRLATTSFCGSYAGAVIAMPLAGILVQYSGWSSVFYLYGSFGIVWYMFWIFVSYESPAIHPTISDEERKYIEESIGESAKLLGPADKYKTPWRKFFTSMPVYAIIVANFCRSWTFYLLLISQPAYFEEVFGFEISKVGMVSALPHLVMTIIVPIGGQIADFLRSKNLMSTTNVRKIMNCGGFGMEATLLLVVGYSHSKGMAISFLVLAVGFSGFAISGFNVNHLDIAPRYASILMGISNGVGTLSGMVCPLIVGAMTKHKTREEWQYVFLIAALVHMGGVIFYGLFASGEKQPWADPEQTSEEKCGFIDEDELAEETGDITQGYSSLAAGPAKTYGATTQLNGGWSGGWEKKEEYVQESPEQAGYGYRQDDDFS; translated from the exons ATGGATACCGTGAAGGAGCGAGTTTTCGCCCCCGGCAAAGAAGGGCTAAAGAATTTCGCGGGCAAGACGCTGGGGCAGTTGCACAG GGTGCTGGAAAAGCGACAGAAAACTGGGGAGGTGATCGAGCTGACGGAAGATGGGCGACCCTCGGAAACCAAAGAGAAGAAGCCGCCGATCTTTGACtgcacgtgtttcgggctgcccCGTCGGTACATCATAGCCATCATGAGCGGCCTCGGCTTCTGCATCTCCTTCGGCATTCGCTGCAACCTGGGCGTGGCCATCGTCAGCATGGTTAACAACAGCACATACCATCAAGGCGGCAAGATCATCATCAAAGAG AAAGCCAAGTTTAACTGGGACCCGGAGACAGTGGGGATGATCCACGGTTCGTTTTTCTGGGGCTACATCGTCACGCAGATCCCAGGAGGGTACATATCCTCGAGACTGGCAGCCAACAG GGTCTTCGGTGCAGCTATATTCCTCACCTCAACTCTCAACATGCTCATCCCATCCGCTGCCCGAGTTCACTACGGATGCGTCATGTTCGTGAGGATACTGCAGGGCCTCGTGGAG GGGGTGACCTACCCAGCCTGCCATGGTATCTGGAGCAAATGGGCCCCTCCCCTGGAGAGAAGTCGCCTGGCAACAACATCCTTCTGTG GTTCCTACGCTGGTGCTGTGATCGCCATGCCTCTAGCTGGGATTCTAGTGCAATACTCAGGATGGTCTTCAGTGTTCTATCTGTACG GGAGCTTTGGAATCGTCTGGTACATGTTCTGGATATTCGTATCATACGAGAGTCCGGCCATACACCCCACCATCTCAGACGAGGAACGTAAATACATAGAGGAGAGCATCGGGGAGAGTGCTAAGCTGCTTGGACCTGCTGAT AAATACAAGACTCCCTGGAGGAAGTTCTTCACATCCATGCCTGTCTATGCAATCATCGTGGCCAACTTCTGCAGGAGCTGGACCTTCTACCTGCTGCTCATCAGCCAGCCAGCCTACTTTGAGGAGGTGTTTGGGTTCGAGATCAGCAAG GTCGGCATGGTGTCAGCCCTCCCCCATCTAGTCATGACCATCATCGTTCCCATCGGTGGCCAGATTGCCGACTTCCTACGCAGCAAGAACCTCATGTCCACCACCAATGTGCGCAAGATCATGAATTGTGGAG GTTTTGGCATGGAAGCCACACTGCTCCTAGTGGTGGGGTACTCTCACAGCAAAGGCATGGCGATCTCATTCCTCGTTCTTGCCGTGGGATTCAGTGGCTTTGCTATATCAG GTTTCAATGTAAACCACCTGGACATCGCCCCCCGCTACGCCAGCATCCTCATGGGCATCTCCAATGGGGTGGGCACCCTGTCTGGCATGGTGTGCCCGCTCATAGTGGGGGCCATGACCAAGCACAAG ACCCGAGAGGAGTGGCAATACGTGTTCCTGATCGCTGCCCTGGTGCAT ATGGGTGGCGTCATCTTCTACGGCCTCTTCGCCTCGGGCGAGAAGCAGCCATGGGCCGACCCCGAGCAGACAAGCGAGGAGAAGTGCGGCTTCATCGACGAGGACGAGCTGGCCGAGGAAACGGGCGACATCACCCAGGGCTACAGCTCGCTGGCGGCCGGCCCCGCCAAGACGTACGGGGCCACAACCCAGCTCAACGGCGGCTGGTCC GGCGGCTGGGAGAAGAAGGAGGAGTACGTACAGGAGAGCCCGGAGCAGGCCGGCTACGGCTACCGGCAGGACGACGACTTCTCATAG